From a region of the uncultured Methanobrevibacter sp. genome:
- a CDS encoding DUF1786 domain-containing protein: MRILAIDVGTGTQDIMIYDTEKELENSIKLVLPSPHLFISQRIRETENDIYFTGEIMGGGKIKNTILEHMEKGYDVVMEPTCAKTIRDDIKQVESFGIKIADADEDYDSYTKIALGDIDITKLSEFLLGYDLEFDFDKIAIAVQDHGYNENMGDRDFRFEKIREKVSEPITPLEFGFIDEIPEYFTRMNAVRRQVEGEGIEVIPLVMDTKFASIAGMCYDEVASKLNSFIVIDIGNGHTTAASIENGKIQGVFEHHTSSLTGESLERYIKRLASGEITHEEVYNDHGHGAHVLNPISELEKVIVSGPKRELIEKTNLDWHHAAPGGDVMMTGTVGLIKTIQDR; encoded by the coding sequence ATGAGAATTTTAGCTATAGATGTTGGAACCGGAACCCAGGACATAATGATTTATGATACAGAAAAGGAACTCGAAAACTCAATCAAACTAGTTCTTCCCTCCCCGCACTTATTCATCTCACAGAGGATAAGGGAAACTGAAAACGATATCTACTTTACCGGAGAGATAATGGGCGGAGGAAAGATTAAAAATACAATTCTGGAACATATGGAAAAGGGATATGACGTGGTTATGGAGCCAACATGCGCTAAAACAATTCGTGACGACATAAAACAGGTTGAGTCATTTGGAATAAAAATTGCCGATGCTGATGAAGACTATGACAGCTACACCAAAATAGCACTGGGAGACATAGACATAACAAAACTCTCTGAATTCCTACTTGGATATGATCTTGAGTTTGACTTCGACAAGATTGCAATTGCGGTACAGGATCACGGCTACAATGAAAACATGGGCGACAGGGACTTCAGGTTTGAAAAGATACGTGAAAAAGTATCGGAACCTATCACCCCGCTGGAGTTCGGATTTATAGATGAGATTCCAGAATACTTTACAAGAATGAATGCCGTAAGACGACAGGTTGAAGGTGAAGGAATAGAAGTCATACCGCTTGTAATGGATACCAAATTCGCTTCAATAGCCGGAATGTGCTATGACGAAGTCGCATCAAAGCTCAACAGTTTCATTGTAATCGACATTGGAAACGGACATACCACAGCAGCATCAATAGAAAACGGCAAAATCCAAGGGGTCTTTGAACACCACACATCTAGCCTGACAGGAGAGTCCCTTGAAAGATATATCAAAAGGCTAGCCTCAGGAGAGATTACACATGAGGAGGTCTACAATGACCACGGCCACGGTGCCCACGTATTGAATCCTATATCAGAACTGGAAAAGGTTATAGTAAGCGGACCTAAAAGGGAACTGATTGAAAAGACAAATCTGGATTGGCATCATGCGGCTCCCGGAGGGGACGTTATGATGACCGGAACCGTAGGGCTAATAAAAACAATACAGGACAGATAA